One genomic window of Arachis stenosperma cultivar V10309 chromosome 10, arast.V10309.gnm1.PFL2, whole genome shotgun sequence includes the following:
- the LOC130956126 gene encoding mini-chromosome maintenance complex-binding protein, translating into MGGPQYDFLSNPLGAVRSTFEKAMASVSDPSSFNSGDWGAMDLFTNFLFDQSHHLQVPVLTPASMRWIKPNTLVRFRGMIQDMLGNEFYVGAYKDGAVWRTNKFMDVSQFPIGPSADTRIWERRLLYCVPVPGLNSWAQIPSEAVTDQCMGWKSEQREKRPRAEAECSDMTVSSEEDQGSPTTKKMREGEQPSLASQSRESEIASSSFSPAPVPEGNSLHCLVKVYDSPESELKLNEIFEFVGILTSDPEIQEDNVDNDLSNEFCEDPLRHFPPNKVVPRFHCFVHRKLAAHDFLQNNPIIEPKLDMVKGIREALLRHLTAVLGNDDVAAHFMLLHLLSKVHSRVDSLAVGKLSLNLTCFSKEIVSIFGNQLNVVVKNLMPFTHCIPLTVEYLNTASLAPKKNYETNRLETGALQLAEGSHLIVDETKLEAGTLNSLGVENARLLNNLVEWQKVEYDFKYYKMDMTTDVQLLVLSEGKSNILPADVIVPFRPSAANCSEAVTAEALEAWRWYLATVRQLPHSIESEMQQVVENDLVAARQADRSLNAQDLSRWLTMSRLMSLSFGETSLSLEHWQMVKELDRLRKERLK; encoded by the exons ATGGGTGGACCGCAGTACGATTTTCTGTCGAACCCATTGGGTGCGGTCAGATCTACCTTCGAGAAAGCCATGGCCTCCGTTTCCGACCCCTCCTCCTTCAACAGCGGCGATTGGGGCGCCATGGACCTCTTCACCAACTTCCTCTTCGACCAATCTCACCACCTTCAG GTTCCAGTTCTTACTCCTGCCTCTATGAGATGGATAAAACCCAATACTCTAGTTCGTTTTCGTGGGATGATACAGGACATGCTTGGAAATGAATTTTATGTTGGCGCTTACAAG GATGGAGCCGTGTGGAGGACCAACAAGTTCATGGATGTTTCTCAATTCCCCATTGGTCCCTCCGCAGATACGCGAATTTGGGAACGTCGTCTACTTTACTGTGTTCCG GTTCCTGGATTGAATTCATGGGCTCAAATTCCATCTGAAGCAGTTACTGATCAATGTATGGGTTGGAAATCCGAGCAAAGAGAAAAGCGCCCAAGAGCAGAAGCCGAGTGTTCTGATATGACT GTCTCATCTGAAGAGGATCAAGGTTCTCCTACTACTAAAAAGATG AGAGAAGGTGAACAACCTTCCCTTGCTTCTCAATCTCGAGAGTCTGAGATTGCTAGCTCTAGTTTTAGTCCGGCGCCGGTTCCTGAAGGGAATTCACTTCATTGTCTGGTGAAG GTATATGATTCTCCGGAGTCTGAATTGAAGCTGAatgaaattttcgaatttgtggGTATACTTACATCTGATCCAGAGATTCAAGAAGACAATGTAGATAATGATTTATCAAATGAATTTTGTGAGGATCCTTTACGCCATTTCCCACCTAATAAG GTAGTACCACGCTTTCATTGTTTTGTTCACAGAAAACTTGCAGCTCACGACTTTCTTCAGAATAACCCTATTATAGAG CCTAAGTTGGACATGGTCAAAGGGATTAGGGAAGCTTTGCTTAGACATCTCACAGCTGTTCTTGGAAATGATGATGTGGCTGCTCATTTCATGTTGCTACATCTCCTATCCAAG GTGCATAGTAGAGTAGATTCTCTTGCTGTGGGCAAGCTTTCACTAAACTTGACCTGTTTTAGCAAAGAAATTGTATCTATATTTGGAAACCAATTAAACGTTGTTGTCAAGAACCTCATGCCTTTCACACATTGCATACCCCTCACAGTGGAATACTTGAACACTGCTTCACTAGCGCCAAAAAAGAATTATGAAACCAACAG ACTGGAAACTGGAGCCTTGCAACTAGCTGAAGGTTCACATTTGATTGTTGACGAGACCAAGTTAGAAGCTGGAACCCTTAACTCTTTGGGTGTAGAGAATGCAAGGTTGCTGAATAATTTAGTGGAGTGGCAAAAG GTGGAGTATGATTTCAAGTATTATAAAATGGATATGACAACTGATGTACAGCTGCTAGTTTTGTCTGAGGGGAAATCAAATATCTTGCCAGCTGATGTAATTGTACCTTTCCGGCCCTCTGCAGCCAATTGCTCTGAAGCTGTGACTGCAGAAGCTTTAGAAGCTTGGAGGTGGTACTTGGCTACTGTTAGACAGCTGCCACACTCCATTGAATCAGAAATGCAGCAG GTGGTAGAAAATGATTTAGTTGCAGCAAGACAAGCAGACCGGAGCTTGAATGCCCAAGATTTAAGCAG ATGGTTAACAATGAGCCGTCTCATGTCATTGAGCTTCGGTGAGACTAGCCTGTCCCTCGAACACTGGCAAATGGTCAAGGAACTGGACAGACTGCGGAAAGAGAGGCTAAAGTGA